TAATATCCCCCAATTCATAATTAGGATTTATCTCTCTAGCGTCTGCTAACTCTATTTCTAAAAAAGTATCATATAGGTCTGATTCATCAACAACTACTCTTTGAGAAAATACTTTTATATCTCCTTTGTCTCTATCAAACTCAACTCTAACATTTTGTGCTGAACCAAAGTTTTTTTTGTATGCAGTTAAAAGAGCTTGCTCTATAGTATCTATAAGTATTTCTTTATCTATACCTCTATCAACTACTAATTCATTTAGTGCTTCCATAAATTCATGATTCATTTTTTATTTCCTCCCTATTTAATATACCACTAAAACTTTATTGCTAATCTAACAATAGCAACATCTTTTCTATTAAATTCCATTTCTTCACCATTTATAATGACTTTTATATTATTATCTTCTGTTAATCCTACAAGTTCACCTTCAAATTGTTTACATCCATTTAATGGCTTATATAATTTTAAATCTACATCTCTACCTTGGTATCTAGCAAAGTCTCTGTCTTTTCTTAATGCTCTATCAAGCCCTGGAGAAGATACTTCTAAAAAATAATTCTCTTTTATAGGGTCTTTTTCGTCTAATATTGGGCTTAGTTCTCTACTAACTAATTCACATTCATTTAAAGATATTCCTTCTTCTTTATCTATGTATACTCTTAAGTAGTATTCTCCCGCTTCTTTTACATATTCAACATCAACCATTTCAAATCCATGTTCATCCGTTATTTTAGTTACAATTTCTTCAATTGCTGCTTCTAAATCTTTTTTCATTAAATTACCTCCTATTCAATTGTAAATGAC
This sequence is a window from Clostridioides difficile. Protein-coding genes within it:
- a CDS encoding ribosome maturation factor RimP — translated: MKKDLEAAIEEIVTKITDEHGFEMVDVEYVKEAGEYYLRVYIDKEEGISLNECELVSRELSPILDEKDPIKENYFLEVSSPGLDRALRKDRDFARYQGRDVDLKLYKPLNGCKQFEGELVGLTEDNNIKVIINGEEMEFNRKDVAIVRLAIKF